GATATTCCCTGCTGCGCCTTTTTCTAATACCTGCTGATGAGCTTTACCTGCTTGTTCTAGCGAGAAGCTATGATGAACGACAGGGTTAATTTTGCCATCTTTGGCCAACTCAACAATATTGTTGTACATTGCTTGTCGTTCATCCAGACTGGCATTGGCTAATGCTAAACCTCTGATATCTGCATTGCGTGCCATTAGATCCCTTGGATTAATACAGACTTCACCACGACTGCCAATAATAATCACTCGCCCTTTTTTGCTGAGCAAGGGGAGGTCTTGGCCTAAGTTAACATTAGCCAACATTTCTAAAATAATATCCACACCCTGATTATCAGTGTATTCCTTAATAGCCTGCCAGTGGCTTTGAGCATAATGATTGAATACTTGGTCAGCCCCTTGTTGATAAGCGGCTTGTGTACCAGGCTCAGTGCTGGCTGTACCTATTACCGTTAAACTGTGGGCGTTGCCTAATTCAATTGCGGCTAAGCCAACACCACCACTTGCACCATGGACTAGCATGGTTTCACCAGCTATTGCTCCTGCTCGCTGGTGGATGGCTAGCCAGGCAGTGCCATAAGGAATACCCAGACAAGCCCCTTGAGCAAAGCTAAGGTTGTCGGGTAAAGGGTAAACATGATCTTGTGAGCAAATTGTTGTGTCGGCATAACAGCCCATACCTGCATTGGTACAAAATACTCGGTCCCCTGGTTTAAACCAGGAAACGGCTTCGCCCACTGAGGCTACTATGCCTGCACCATCTTTGCCGGGTGTATAAGGAAAACTAGCAGTGTAGTTATTAATACCTGCCCTGATATAAGTATCGACAGGATTGACGCCAGCTGCATACAATTTAATGACTAACTCTTCTGGGCCTGGTGTCGGTAATTCTTTTGCTACCAGTTGCAATACATCAATATCACCGTGCTGTGAAACTTGGATCGCTTTCATTATTAACAGGCTCCATATAATTGACATAAAAGTCGTCAGGTGTTGCATGCCATCTTATATTAACATCCCATAGTTGAATACCGTATTCACGCTCATAACTATTTTGTAAATAGGCTGGCCTGGGGTCTTGGCTAAGTACCTGGCTGGTTAATAACGACAGATTACGCCTTGTGGCTTGTTGGTATTGATCGCAAAATGATTGCGCCTGCTGGCTGAAGGTCACTGGTTTATTAATCAAAGGCGGTGGGGCAAAGCCATCACTGGCATCAGTAATATAGTCACTATACGGCAGATAGGGCTTTATATCGATAACGGGTGTGCCATCCAGTAAGTCTATTTCGCTTAACTGTAGACTTAACTTGTCGTTTTCTTGAGAAATACTTTCTAGCTTTACAACAGATAAGCCAATAGGGTTGGGGCGATGCGTTGAGCGTGAAGCAAAAACCCCCACTCTTTTTTTACCCCCCAAGCGTGGTGGACGGATGGTAGGACGCCAGCCTTCACTTAAGGTTTCATGAAATATAAATGAAACCCATAGGTGAGAGAATACTTCCAAGCCGGTGAAGCATTCTCGGCGGTTAAAGGGGGGGAATAACGCCAGCTCGGCAGTGGCAGCAGTAACTAAACCGGGTTGGCGTGGGATACCAAATTTTTGGGTAAAACAAGAATGAATAATCCCGATTGGTTTAAACGTAAACTCGGTTAAATTGTCCACACTTTCTCCTCAAAATACATAAAACCCTACATTCAAATAATAAAAGTAAAAAATAATAAAAATAAGAGGCTTTCCTTATGTCTTTGTTTAAACACTGGCTCTTGCTAGGGCTATGTCTTTCTTTATTTACTCAAGTTTGTCAGTCCAAACAGACTCAGCTACAAGTGATGGCTTATAACATCATGCAGCTCGGCAAAATTGCAGGGGATTGGGATCAGTCAAATCGATTAAATCAGCTCAATAAGGCCATTCGGCAACTCAAATCATTGCCAGATGTTATTGTGTTTAATGAGGTGTTTACTGATAGTGCGGCAGCTGTTTTACATCAGTTAGCAGACTTATACCCTTATCAAACGCCTAACGTAGGGCAAGATTGTTCCGGTAGCGGATGGCACAGTTTAAGCGGAGACTGCTCTAATAGTTTGCTTGTGATTCGAGGAGGCGTGATGATGATAAGCCGCTATCCTATCCTAGAACAGCATGCATTGGTATTTACTGCGAGTCAGTTTGGCTCCTGGGATTATCAATCCAATAAAGGCGC
The DNA window shown above is from Spartinivicinus poritis and carries:
- the tsaA gene encoding tRNA (N6-threonylcarbamoyladenosine(37)-N6)-methyltransferase TrmO, producing MDNLTEFTFKPIGIIHSCFTQKFGIPRQPGLVTAATAELALFPPFNRRECFTGLEVFSHLWVSFIFHETLSEGWRPTIRPPRLGGKKRVGVFASRSTHRPNPIGLSVVKLESISQENDKLSLQLSEIDLLDGTPVIDIKPYLPYSDYITDASDGFAPPPLINKPVTFSQQAQSFCDQYQQATRRNLSLLTSQVLSQDPRPAYLQNSYEREYGIQLWDVNIRWHATPDDFYVNYMEPVNNESDPSFTAR
- a CDS encoding NADPH:quinone reductase, with product MKAIQVSQHGDIDVLQLVAKELPTPGPEELVIKLYAAGVNPVDTYIRAGINNYTASFPYTPGKDGAGIVASVGEAVSWFKPGDRVFCTNAGMGCYADTTICSQDHVYPLPDNLSFAQGACLGIPYGTAWLAIHQRAGAIAGETMLVHGASGGVGLAAIELGNAHSLTVIGTASTEPGTQAAYQQGADQVFNHYAQSHWQAIKEYTDNQGVDIILEMLANVNLGQDLPLLSKKGRVIIIGSRGEVCINPRDLMARNADIRGLALANASLDERQAMYNNIVELAKDGKINPVVHHSFSLEQAGKAHQQVLEKGAAGNIVLITRPE